A single Crateriforma conspicua DNA region contains:
- a CDS encoding carbohydrate binding domain-containing protein, with translation MFAGSSSSNLADDRLRLGLRRQASSVEFGIMFLRHFRSVSLFAVIAASLTASICRGQSFQDDRFPFVISGFDAEESATDFSMLSPTPAGDDGFVRIVDGHFATESGRLKIWGVNLCFGAIFPTHEDADRVAAHLAKIGINGVRIHHHETSASPRGLFTEDGRWDPQQVDRLDYFLAKLHDHGIYANLNLHVGRSVSRQLGMPSLGSEHYLMHDKHALHFQPEIQDAFWRFCREYLGHVNPYRKLRRADDPAIAMIEIANENKFSLAGPGALLNAPEPYRSALMDQWNQWLIQKYGQTGTLRNAWASEGAAPSRVLVDSQAWADGDISPWNLSDNNGKSPIRAVVRMDGDDAVLRLVPQAVAAQGWHQQLTGKTFGVTKDSFYRLTFQARSDQPRSVGMNVAKTIEGEWTPLGLVQGLNVRQDWDDFQFRFQAPQTVDEGVRLSFDLGGEKTAIELKNVRLVQGSGSVSVPQGQSLEKANVDLPKFDWSLQSRRDFRQFMLDLEKRFYNEAKQLLREEIGVRVPITTTQANYQPPEITATIADFADMHAYWHHPIFPGRPWDGSNWTVQNETMVAFPFHNQWPRNNLLMRTAWRMHDKPFTFSEWNAGEPGFFAADAIPAAAMIASLQDWDAVFFFNYHSSNGRWDTDAILGYFDLNGQPTKIALTAAFANLYRRGDLSPLEEPVAVSADNADRGGALAMQYRVGMTVDPDAHRAAAVPSAQDLQRPERKRLATPDGSVRWDARSASSAHVLIDTPKTRCAWGLVGGQAYKIGTWDLQFGETERDYAVLVATSRDDRPLESSSSILLTVVANGENQNMGWNDDRTTVGQDWGHGPTVVNGVPAVLSIPADQTARRLYALDAKGRRVRTISGKSSGTMLRFEIGPQYKTLFYELSE, from the coding sequence ATGTTTGCCGGTTCGTCGTCCAGCAATTTGGCCGACGATCGCCTGCGACTTGGCCTGCGCCGCCAAGCATCCTCCGTTGAGTTTGGAATCATGTTCTTGCGACATTTTCGATCGGTTTCGCTTTTCGCCGTCATTGCTGCGTCTTTGACAGCGTCTATTTGCCGCGGGCAGTCGTTCCAAGACGATCGATTTCCGTTTGTCATTTCCGGCTTTGACGCGGAGGAATCGGCAACCGATTTTTCGATGCTTTCACCAACGCCTGCTGGTGACGATGGATTCGTGCGAATCGTCGACGGGCACTTCGCAACCGAATCGGGGCGGCTAAAGATTTGGGGCGTCAATCTGTGTTTCGGTGCCATCTTTCCAACGCATGAAGATGCCGATCGCGTTGCGGCCCACTTGGCAAAGATCGGCATCAACGGGGTACGCATCCATCACCACGAAACATCGGCGTCGCCACGAGGTCTGTTCACCGAAGACGGTCGCTGGGATCCCCAGCAAGTCGATCGGCTGGACTATTTTCTAGCCAAACTTCATGACCATGGAATCTATGCGAATCTGAATTTGCATGTGGGACGCTCGGTCAGCCGTCAACTGGGGATGCCATCGCTGGGAAGCGAGCACTATTTGATGCACGACAAGCACGCGTTGCACTTTCAACCGGAGATTCAAGACGCGTTTTGGAGATTTTGTCGCGAATACCTGGGGCATGTGAATCCGTATCGCAAACTTCGGCGGGCGGATGATCCCGCGATCGCCATGATCGAGATTGCCAATGAGAACAAGTTTTCCTTGGCAGGGCCTGGCGCACTGCTGAATGCACCGGAGCCCTATCGTTCCGCTTTGATGGACCAGTGGAATCAATGGCTGATCCAAAAGTATGGACAAACCGGAACGCTTCGGAACGCCTGGGCCAGTGAAGGGGCAGCGCCGTCACGTGTTTTGGTTGATTCGCAGGCGTGGGCCGATGGCGACATTTCGCCTTGGAATCTATCGGACAACAACGGGAAATCGCCGATCCGTGCGGTGGTGCGAATGGACGGTGACGATGCCGTGTTGCGTCTGGTGCCCCAAGCGGTCGCGGCACAAGGGTGGCACCAGCAACTGACCGGCAAGACTTTTGGTGTGACCAAGGACAGCTTTTATCGGCTGACGTTTCAGGCACGGTCCGATCAGCCACGCAGTGTCGGTATGAACGTTGCCAAGACGATCGAGGGCGAATGGACACCGCTGGGGTTGGTTCAAGGATTGAACGTTCGCCAGGACTGGGACGACTTTCAGTTTCGTTTTCAGGCACCCCAGACGGTCGACGAAGGCGTGCGATTGTCGTTCGACTTGGGCGGCGAAAAGACTGCGATCGAACTGAAGAACGTTCGCCTGGTGCAGGGTAGCGGTTCGGTGTCGGTACCCCAGGGGCAATCGCTGGAAAAGGCGAACGTTGATCTGCCCAAGTTTGATTGGTCGCTGCAGTCGCGTCGTGACTTTCGTCAGTTCATGTTGGATCTGGAGAAACGCTTCTACAACGAAGCCAAGCAATTGCTTCGCGAAGAAATTGGCGTCCGAGTTCCGATCACGACCACGCAAGCCAATTACCAACCACCTGAGATTACGGCAACGATTGCCGACTTTGCTGATATGCATGCGTATTGGCACCATCCAATTTTTCCCGGCCGACCTTGGGATGGAAGCAACTGGACGGTTCAAAACGAAACAATGGTCGCGTTTCCATTTCATAATCAATGGCCGCGAAACAACTTGCTGATGCGGACGGCCTGGCGGATGCACGACAAACCGTTCACGTTCAGCGAATGGAACGCCGGCGAACCTGGCTTTTTCGCCGCGGATGCGATCCCCGCGGCGGCGATGATCGCCAGTCTTCAGGATTGGGACGCGGTGTTTTTCTTTAACTATCACAGTTCCAACGGCCGTTGGGACACCGATGCGATCCTGGGCTACTTTGATCTGAACGGCCAACCCACCAAGATCGCACTGACCGCGGCGTTTGCGAATCTGTATCGACGCGGGGATCTTTCGCCGCTGGAGGAACCCGTTGCCGTTTCGGCCGACAATGCGGATCGTGGAGGCGCGTTGGCGATGCAATATCGCGTCGGCATGACGGTTGATCCGGACGCACACCGTGCGGCCGCCGTTCCGTCCGCCCAGGATTTGCAGCGTCCGGAACGCAAACGCTTGGCGACGCCCGATGGCTCGGTGCGTTGGGATGCACGCAGCGCTTCATCCGCACATGTGTTGATCGATACGCCAAAGACACGATGTGCTTGGGGTTTGGTCGGTGGGCAAGCTTACAAGATCGGGACCTGGGACTTGCAGTTCGGTGAAACCGAGCGTGACTACGCCGTCTTGGTGGCAACCAGTCGTGATGACCGGCCTTTGGAATCGTCGTCCTCCATTCTGTTGACCGTTGTTGCCAACGGCGAAAATCAAAACATGGGGTGGAACGACGATCGCACGACGGTGGGCCAGGATTGGGGCCACGGCCCGACGGTTGTCAACGGCGTTCCCGCGGTGCTGTCGATTCCCGCTGATCAAACAGCCAGACGTTTGTACGCATTGGATGCCAAGGGCCGCCGAGTGCGAACGATCTCAGGCAAGTCGTCGGGAACGATGCTCCGATTCGAGATCGGACCGCAATACAAAACACTGTTTTACGAGCTTTCCGAGTGA
- a CDS encoding CobW family GTP-binding protein, whose protein sequence is MNKIPVYLITGCLGAGKTTLLNHWLAGPELKSKRIALLINEFGDLGVDGQLLPDDAGTVFELNRGSLFCACIRSDFEATMHAIADQVRPDLVITEATGMAQTSDLFSFIETPATREQFEIACNVCVIDALNFTKVLPTLKAVASQAIWADGLVINKSNGLNTDQVDKLSSLLKDLNPRAKQVRFGSENFGWPFVESLHHVPCTDAPLQAPPAEVVACTINGRDFDRAAFQTGFEQIRGRLLRMKGIVNFGDGPRLVESVFDSLTERPYTANNPRYGLTVIGWKITADEIRSALHPAVTPPVVTIGLQ, encoded by the coding sequence ATGAATAAGATTCCCGTCTATCTAATCACCGGTTGTCTCGGGGCGGGCAAGACAACGCTATTGAACCATTGGCTGGCCGGCCCTGAGTTGAAATCCAAACGGATCGCTTTGCTGATCAATGAATTCGGCGACTTGGGCGTCGACGGGCAACTACTTCCCGATGATGCCGGGACTGTCTTTGAACTGAACCGCGGCAGCCTGTTCTGCGCCTGCATCCGATCGGACTTCGAAGCGACGATGCATGCGATCGCGGATCAGGTTCGCCCGGACTTGGTGATCACCGAGGCGACCGGAATGGCACAAACCAGCGACCTGTTCAGCTTCATTGAAACGCCGGCGACTCGTGAGCAATTTGAAATTGCCTGCAACGTTTGCGTCATCGACGCGCTGAACTTCACCAAGGTCTTGCCAACGCTGAAGGCGGTTGCATCCCAAGCGATATGGGCTGACGGATTGGTCATCAACAAGTCCAACGGATTGAACACCGATCAAGTCGATAAGCTGTCATCGCTTTTGAAAGATCTGAACCCTCGTGCAAAGCAGGTCCGATTCGGCAGCGAAAACTTCGGCTGGCCGTTTGTGGAATCTTTGCATCACGTTCCCTGCACAGATGCGCCGTTGCAGGCACCGCCAGCCGAGGTGGTCGCCTGTACGATCAACGGACGTGATTTTGACCGAGCGGCGTTTCAAACCGGGTTTGAACAAATTCGGGGTCGGCTACTGCGGATGAAAGGGATCGTCAACTTTGGTGATGGTCCCCGTTTGGTGGAATCTGTTTTTGACAGCTTGACCGAGCGCCCTTACACGGCAAACAACCCGCGTTACGGCCTGACCGTCATCGGCTGGAAAATCACCGCCGACGAAATCCGTTCCGCCTTGCACCCCGCCGTCACTCCTCCAGTGGTCACGATTGGCTTGCAATAA
- a CDS encoding alpha/beta hydrolase: MLTPLLLCIIVQWGRCDQPSGPGTPTAFAATESLGPVSRDAIYQVQVTRGQPYGQGMVYHPADPTRCFPRNLTLDIYQPDDGQSHRRPVVVLIHGGGFWTGDSLMRSMVNAAEYFARRGWVCFSINYRLSGDRAIAPDGWPDNRPTYAATRDAKMAVRWIRANADRYRIHPDRIVAYGGSAGAYISVALGASDEQDYRDELLDNPVESPLLESSHLDQSSRVQAVVNHWGSGLLVDSLQRFDGHSRWDTQDAPMLIIHGTEDQRVPYSHAIDLEKNYKARLKLCPLQGRGHSAWDGMIDGKPMIHTVYQFLVDELQLPVDQETPKRSNNR; this comes from the coding sequence ATGCTTACCCCGCTCTTGCTGTGCATCATCGTCCAATGGGGGCGATGTGATCAGCCCAGTGGACCGGGCACACCAACCGCTTTCGCCGCCACCGAATCGTTGGGGCCGGTTTCGCGAGACGCGATTTACCAGGTCCAGGTGACGCGAGGTCAGCCATACGGCCAAGGCATGGTCTATCACCCGGCGGACCCCACGCGTTGCTTTCCGCGGAATCTGACGCTGGACATCTACCAACCTGATGATGGGCAGTCCCACAGACGTCCAGTCGTCGTGCTGATCCATGGCGGAGGGTTTTGGACGGGCGATTCGTTGATGCGGTCCATGGTCAACGCAGCGGAGTATTTCGCCCGTCGTGGCTGGGTTTGTTTCTCTATCAATTATCGCCTGAGCGGTGATCGGGCGATCGCGCCCGACGGCTGGCCCGACAATCGTCCGACGTATGCGGCGACACGAGATGCCAAGATGGCGGTGCGATGGATTCGAGCCAACGCGGATCGATACCGTATTCATCCCGATCGCATCGTCGCTTATGGCGGATCAGCCGGAGCCTACATTTCGGTGGCGTTGGGCGCGTCCGACGAACAGGACTACCGCGATGAACTTCTGGACAATCCGGTGGAAAGTCCGCTGCTGGAAAGTAGCCATCTGGATCAATCATCTCGGGTGCAGGCGGTTGTCAACCATTGGGGATCGGGCCTATTGGTCGATTCACTGCAACGTTTTGACGGACACAGTCGATGGGACACGCAAGATGCACCCATGCTGATCATTCATGGAACGGAAGACCAACGCGTCCCGTACAGTCATGCGATCGATTTGGAAAAGAATTACAAGGCCAGACTGAAGCTCTGTCCGTTACAGGGACGCGGACATTCGGCGTGGGACGGAATGATCGACGGCAAGCCGATGATCCACACGGTTTATCAATTCCTGGTGGATGAATTGCAGCTTCCGGTTGACCAAGAAACCCCAAAAAGATCCAACAATCGATAG
- a CDS encoding uroporphyrinogen decarboxylase family protein produces the protein MSTSTNLSVGGKELVHAAINGQRTDRAPWVPFVGCHAGALLGVGADEYLKSADLMHRGVNLAIDRYQADGIPVAFDLQIEAEALGCELRWSTDTPPAVVDHPLAQDTPLDQLKVPGPNEGRIPIVLDATRRLRADHPDTALYGLVTGPFTLALHLQGTDIFMRMFDDPESVQRLLEFCSDVAIAMSRYYIEAGCDVIAIVDPMTSQIGPDQFHQFVTPYAKPVFESIRTSGGLSSFFVCGHAQQNVEAMCQCGPDNVCVDENIPLDFVRDTCRDNQASFGGNLQLTTVLLLGSPEDAEKNAVQCLAVGDNTGFVLAPGCDLPYATPPENLVAVGQLVRDTYRQEAVMAMSESADVQDIPDMSGYGQGDHVIVDIITLDSESCAPCQYMVEAVEKIAPEFDGIVRWREHKIKTPEAIRFMTSLSVKNIPTICIDGDIAFVSRIPPKDELSAAIQDRINQKARLRIRRHQSEIHILGQNTGDTIAIKDAVDQAVLETGADVVVHLVTDPLDFIRFGVEPDETPALVTTRNQVVSTERVPDSMAIKQWVQSLQ, from the coding sequence ATGAGCACCAGCACCAATCTTTCGGTCGGCGGAAAAGAGCTCGTGCATGCCGCGATCAACGGTCAACGAACGGACCGCGCGCCCTGGGTTCCCTTCGTGGGATGCCACGCCGGTGCCTTGTTGGGCGTCGGTGCGGACGAATACCTGAAGTCCGCCGACCTGATGCATCGTGGCGTCAACCTGGCAATCGATCGATACCAAGCCGATGGAATCCCGGTGGCGTTTGATCTGCAGATCGAAGCCGAGGCGTTGGGCTGTGAATTGCGTTGGTCAACGGACACGCCGCCCGCGGTTGTCGACCATCCGCTGGCCCAGGACACGCCTCTGGATCAATTGAAGGTTCCCGGCCCAAACGAAGGCCGCATCCCCATCGTCTTGGACGCCACCCGCCGGTTGCGTGCGGACCATCCGGACACCGCACTGTACGGTCTGGTGACCGGCCCATTCACTTTGGCGTTGCACCTGCAGGGCACCGACATTTTCATGCGGATGTTTGACGACCCGGAATCGGTTCAGCGGTTGCTAGAATTCTGCAGTGATGTCGCGATCGCGATGAGCCGGTATTACATCGAAGCGGGCTGTGATGTGATCGCCATCGTCGATCCCATGACCAGCCAAATCGGTCCCGACCAATTCCATCAGTTCGTGACCCCTTATGCCAAACCGGTGTTCGAATCGATTCGGACCTCTGGCGGCCTCAGTTCTTTCTTCGTCTGTGGGCACGCACAACAGAACGTCGAAGCGATGTGTCAGTGTGGGCCGGACAACGTGTGCGTCGACGAAAACATCCCACTGGATTTTGTCCGTGACACTTGCCGGGACAACCAAGCCAGCTTTGGCGGAAATCTGCAACTGACGACCGTCCTGTTGCTGGGCAGCCCCGAAGACGCTGAAAAGAATGCGGTGCAATGCCTTGCCGTTGGCGACAACACCGGCTTTGTGCTGGCCCCCGGATGCGATCTGCCCTATGCAACGCCGCCAGAAAACCTGGTAGCGGTCGGTCAACTGGTTCGCGACACGTATCGCCAAGAAGCCGTGATGGCGATGTCGGAAAGCGCCGACGTCCAAGACATCCCTGACATGTCCGGTTATGGCCAGGGCGATCATGTGATCGTCGATATCATCACATTGGATTCCGAATCATGTGCCCCCTGTCAGTACATGGTGGAAGCCGTTGAAAAGATTGCTCCTGAGTTTGATGGAATTGTTCGTTGGCGCGAGCATAAAATCAAAACGCCCGAAGCGATTCGTTTCATGACCAGTCTGTCGGTCAAAAACATCCCGACGATTTGTATCGACGGCGATATCGCGTTCGTGTCACGGATTCCCCCCAAAGACGAACTGTCCGCAGCGATCCAAGATCGCATCAATCAGAAGGCAAGACTTCGCATTCGACGCCATCAATCCGAAATCCACATCTTGGGCCAGAACACTGGCGACACGATTGCGATCAAAGATGCGGTGGATCAGGCGGTGCTTGAAACCGGGGCCGACGTGGTCGTTCATTTGGTGACCGATCCGCTGGATTTCATTCGCTTCGGCGTCGAGCCCGATGAAACGCCGGCGTTGGTCACCACTCGAAACCAAGTCGTATCGACGGAACGTGTCCCCGACAGCATGGCGATCAAGCAATGGGTTCAATCGCTGCAATGA
- a CDS encoding right-handed parallel beta-helix repeat-containing protein: MGCLLGPRAVAQSVLRVSPDGPLRSVADARDEIRRQRGRTPDQAFRVLIADGVYSIEQPIVFGHGDGNVVYEADTGAKPIVSAGRRITSRWTQGANGVWSTNVPRDWHFEQLWVNGSRATRAREPDQFFYYLLRVDQEPEDQKGRFRQTLHGRPGETEGLAGLTAEEIRRVQFVAFHKWDTTRRYLDHADPMAGRLVSSGREMKSWNPLTHNTGYQLENYLAALDQPGEWFLSPDGVLSYLPRKGEVMGDAEVIAPVCEQILIIQGDPANDRTVRDLEFKGITFQNSGWTSPPEGFEPSQAASPIEAAVQVDGAHGIAFRNCEIGHVGGYGIWFRRGCRDGLVQRCLIQDLGAGGVRIGETVIASNESEQTSHITVDNNIVFDGGHTFPCAVGIWIGQSGDNQVTHNEIADFYYTGISVGWRWGYAESLAKRNQIRMNHIHHLGQGYLSDMGGIYTLGPSEGTVLSGNVIHDIESWGYGGWGLYNDEGSSDILLENNLVYRTKSGGYHQHYGRDNRIRNNIFAFGREYQVRRSKVENHRSFTFEQNIVLFESGDLFHGQWGDDKVTVQQNLYWNSSGQVDITPGDRSKTSVVADPRFVDPQNDDFHFVDTTAAKRIGFQPFDWTRAGVYGDEEWRSLAKSLPMPSMDQPPVPPPLELHEDFESGILPIKSRVSVDGNLGGVAVVDVDQAHSGKKVLRLTDTAGQRRRYYPMMVVSPHHVDGITRCRFFVRLDDAAVFQHEWRDASQRYQTGPSLWFENGRLRTPTKELMKIPSGQWIEVDVMAKLGDNAGTWAVTVKSDGVPTRTFDNLPIVTNSWKTLDWVGFVSQADADSTVDIDDLEIICEAK; the protein is encoded by the coding sequence ATGGGCTGTTTGTTGGGGCCCCGTGCAGTCGCACAGTCGGTGCTTCGGGTCTCCCCAGACGGGCCGCTGCGATCGGTCGCTGATGCCAGGGATGAAATCCGTCGACAACGTGGTCGAACGCCCGATCAAGCATTCCGAGTTCTGATCGCCGACGGGGTTTATTCGATTGAACAGCCCATCGTGTTTGGTCACGGCGATGGCAACGTTGTCTACGAAGCCGACACCGGTGCCAAGCCGATCGTCTCGGCGGGCCGACGGATCACCAGTCGTTGGACCCAAGGCGCCAACGGTGTCTGGTCGACGAATGTCCCTCGCGACTGGCACTTCGAACAGCTTTGGGTCAACGGAAGTCGTGCGACGCGAGCCAGGGAACCCGATCAGTTCTTTTATTACCTGTTGCGAGTCGATCAAGAACCCGAGGACCAAAAGGGTCGATTTCGACAAACGTTACATGGACGCCCGGGTGAAACCGAGGGGCTGGCCGGATTGACCGCTGAAGAGATTCGGCGCGTCCAGTTCGTAGCGTTTCACAAGTGGGATACAACGCGACGCTATCTGGATCATGCCGACCCGATGGCCGGCCGTCTGGTTTCCAGCGGACGCGAAATGAAGTCGTGGAATCCGCTCACGCACAATACGGGTTACCAATTGGAAAACTATCTGGCCGCTTTGGACCAGCCGGGGGAATGGTTTCTGTCGCCCGATGGTGTTCTCAGCTATCTGCCTCGCAAAGGCGAAGTGATGGGGGACGCCGAGGTGATCGCTCCGGTTTGCGAACAGATATTGATCATCCAGGGAGACCCCGCGAATGACCGAACCGTTCGCGACTTGGAATTCAAAGGGATCACTTTTCAAAACAGCGGATGGACATCGCCGCCCGAAGGATTCGAGCCGTCACAAGCGGCATCGCCGATCGAAGCCGCCGTCCAAGTCGATGGTGCCCATGGTATCGCCTTTCGTAATTGTGAAATTGGCCATGTCGGTGGCTACGGTATCTGGTTCCGTCGGGGCTGTCGCGATGGATTGGTTCAGCGATGTTTGATCCAGGACTTGGGTGCCGGAGGTGTTCGAATCGGTGAAACCGTGATCGCATCCAATGAATCGGAACAAACCAGTCACATCACCGTCGATAACAACATTGTCTTTGATGGCGGGCACACCTTTCCATGTGCCGTTGGGATATGGATCGGACAAAGCGGTGACAACCAGGTCACACACAATGAGATTGCCGATTTCTATTACACGGGGATCTCCGTCGGATGGCGTTGGGGCTATGCGGAAAGTCTGGCGAAACGCAACCAGATTCGAATGAACCATATCCATCATTTGGGCCAAGGTTATCTAAGCGACATGGGCGGTATCTATACATTGGGGCCGTCCGAAGGGACCGTGCTTAGCGGTAACGTCATCCATGACATTGAATCATGGGGATACGGCGGTTGGGGCTTGTACAACGACGAAGGCAGTTCCGACATTTTGCTAGAAAACAATTTGGTCTATCGCACCAAATCAGGCGGATACCACCAGCACTACGGACGCGACAATCGGATTCGCAATAATATCTTTGCGTTTGGCCGCGAGTATCAAGTCCGACGCAGCAAGGTTGAAAATCATCGGTCATTCACCTTCGAGCAAAATATCGTGTTGTTCGAATCGGGTGACCTGTTCCATGGCCAATGGGGCGACGACAAAGTCACCGTGCAACAAAACCTGTATTGGAATTCCAGCGGCCAAGTCGACATCACGCCAGGTGATCGTAGTAAGACGTCGGTTGTCGCAGACCCGCGATTTGTGGACCCGCAGAATGACGATTTTCACTTCGTCGACACCACTGCGGCCAAGCGGATTGGATTTCAACCGTTCGATTGGACCAGGGCGGGTGTGTACGGCGATGAAGAATGGCGAAGTCTTGCCAAGTCATTGCCGATGCCATCGATGGACCAACCGCCGGTGCCGCCGCCGCTGGAATTGCACGAAGATTTCGAAAGTGGAATTCTTCCAATCAAATCTCGGGTCAGTGTCGATGGAAATCTGGGCGGGGTCGCGGTGGTCGACGTCGACCAGGCCCACAGCGGCAAGAAGGTGCTGCGTCTGACGGATACCGCGGGGCAACGTCGGCGGTATTACCCGATGATGGTGGTGTCGCCGCACCATGTCGATGGAATCACACGCTGTCGTTTTTTTGTTCGCTTGGATGATGCCGCTGTTTTTCAGCATGAATGGCGGGATGCGTCACAGCGATATCAGACGGGACCGAGCCTGTGGTTTGAAAACGGCCGACTTCGAACGCCCACGAAGGAATTGATGAAGATTCCCAGTGGACAATGGATCGAAGTCGATGTCATGGCAAAGCTGGGCGACAACGCTGGCACTTGGGCGGTCACCGTCAAAAGCGATGGCGTACCGACGCGGACATTTGACAACCTGCCCATTGTGACCAACTCGTGGAAAACGCTGGACTGGGTGGGCTTCGTCAGCCAAGCCGACGCGGATTCAACGGTCGACATCGACGACTTGGAAATCATATGCGAAGCAAAGTGA
- a CDS encoding vitamin B12 dependent-methionine synthase activation domain-containing protein gives MSVKSPHRFLQMEPVTVAQVDEPIDVAEVLRYLGYPAEYTPSGSVAEMLEHWIDQAKQAASPRAVYVVLPVIHKDKRSLIVDTSSGEIEFSGAIGSFLGVSELIVAFIATAGPSIVDLASDLLSQGDDLAALIVNSVGAERAEAAETEAVRQACDPVSDIGFAATLPYSPGYCGMKLTEQQKLFSIFGNQTAGVRLHESCLMTPIKSVSGLVGLGPSELVRIEGTPCDRCELKSCNMRR, from the coding sequence ATGAGTGTCAAATCGCCACACCGTTTCCTGCAGATGGAACCGGTGACGGTGGCCCAAGTCGACGAACCGATCGACGTCGCCGAAGTCTTGCGCTACTTGGGCTATCCCGCCGAATACACGCCAAGCGGTTCCGTCGCGGAGATGCTGGAACACTGGATCGACCAAGCCAAACAGGCCGCGTCGCCTCGCGCCGTCTATGTCGTTCTGCCGGTCATTCACAAAGACAAGCGTTCGTTGATCGTCGACACGTCGTCTGGCGAAATCGAATTCTCGGGTGCAATCGGCAGTTTTCTGGGGGTGTCGGAACTAATCGTCGCCTTCATCGCGACCGCCGGCCCAAGCATCGTTGATCTCGCCAGCGACCTTTTGTCACAGGGCGATGATTTGGCCGCGTTGATCGTGAACTCCGTGGGCGCCGAACGAGCCGAAGCAGCGGAGACCGAAGCGGTCCGCCAGGCTTGCGATCCCGTTTCTGACATCGGCTTTGCCGCCACGTTGCCGTACAGTCCCGGTTACTGCGGCATGAAGTTGACCGAGCAACAAAAACTGTTTTCGATCTTCGGCAACCAAACCGCGGGTGTCCGACTGCACGAAAGCTGTCTGATGACACCCATCAAGTCGGTGTCGGGGCTGGTCGGTTTGGGGCCAAGCGAGTTGGTCCGTATCGAAGGCACGCCCTGTGACCGTTGCGAGCTGAAGAGCTGCAACATGCGGCGCTGA
- a CDS encoding corrinoid protein, which translates to MSESGANGSPLYEAILTGDADGSVKLTQTALADGVDPNDLINQDMIPAMDEAGRRFEKREFYVPELLIAARAMKGALALIRPLLSERGVEPVGRVVIGTVKGDLHDIGKGLVGSMLEGGGFEVFDLGVDVAADSFIAKAVEQKADVVAVSALLTTTMTAMKDVVTALRESDISQTCKIIVGGAPVTQQFADSIGADGYSENASAAVTLVRSIVTPA; encoded by the coding sequence ATGTCCGAATCTGGTGCAAACGGCAGCCCATTGTACGAAGCCATTTTGACCGGCGATGCCGATGGCAGCGTCAAGTTGACGCAGACCGCATTGGCCGACGGCGTCGATCCCAATGACTTGATCAACCAAGACATGATCCCGGCGATGGATGAAGCGGGGCGGCGATTTGAGAAGCGTGAGTTTTATGTCCCTGAATTGTTGATCGCCGCGCGTGCGATGAAGGGGGCGCTGGCATTGATTCGGCCGCTGTTGTCCGAACGTGGCGTTGAACCGGTGGGTCGCGTGGTCATCGGCACCGTCAAAGGCGACTTGCATGACATCGGCAAAGGCTTGGTTGGTTCGATGCTGGAAGGCGGCGGTTTCGAAGTGTTCGATTTGGGCGTCGACGTGGCGGCGGACTCGTTCATTGCCAAAGCGGTTGAACAGAAAGCGGATGTCGTCGCGGTGTCGGCATTGCTGACGACCACAATGACGGCGATGAAGGATGTGGTCACGGCGCTGCGAGAATCCGACATCAGCCAGACGTGCAAGATTATCGTGGGTGGTGCACCGGTGACCCAACAGTTTGCCGATTCCATCGGCGCCGACGGCTACAGCGAAAATGCCAGTGCCGCCGTGACGCTGGTTCGATCGATCGTCACGCCGGCGTAG